Proteins from a genomic interval of Oncorhynchus mykiss isolate Arlee chromosome 21, USDA_OmykA_1.1, whole genome shotgun sequence:
- the lrch4 gene encoding leucine-rich repeat and calponin homology domain-containing protein 4 isoform X1, which yields MAAGEGAQLPATIAASRCVEKSLEEATGSGALNLSNRKLKEFPRTARNYDLSDITTADLSKNRLCELPEELCQFISLETLSLYHNCVRSLTPDLCHLQALTYLNLSRNLLSSLPPSMCQLPLLRVLIVSNNKLSALPTSIHTLTHLRQLDVSCNGLQCLPVELGQLECLRDLNLRRNQLTTLPEELSELPLVRLDVSCNHISHVPVCYRHLRQLQTIVLDNNPLQQPPAQICSKGKYHIFKFLNIVACKRSQEELERALRPTGFNSCLSDHELFSGQFGGLDSGFNSVDSGSKRWSGNESADDFSERSLRMAELTRDQRNLEEEVEDDSSLTETPDTVNGEAKRVDVIASPRSVTEEKEDCRTNRPSPPLTAPPQENTAESSPPPQTQDSSRSSVEVGGGPSHPSPSSPTLEERRRPGTLLIWQERERIHQQRDNTARDNGLLKITTAKTGSNVATLSQTGSSSSGSSPENNHSQNGLRQRCASADQMSLSQTAPVQRSVSRSDVPSSPKASSPPGLSQKPNSFLFRTSSRCSVKSQFSISGSTQSLVEAGRSESRSVLRPDVVQLRKTLESRLKTVLPEDLGEALSNGTVLCQLANHVRPRAVSIIHIPSPAVPKLSSAKCRLNVENFISACRRLGVPETEVCVLSDVYLCKLPAVLRCVEALVKCEVEGDSPYSPYSSLLSEGFLVFYSLVMILLYTMYYHLVS from the exons ACCTTTCTAAGAACCGTCTGTGCGAGCTGCCAGAGGAGCTGTGCCAGTTCATCTCCTTGGAGACGCTCAGCTTGTACCACAACTGTGTTCGCTCCCTCACCCCCGACCTCTGTCACCTACAGGCTCTCACCTACCTCAACCTCAG CCGTAACCTCCTCTCCAGCCTGCCCCCCTCGATGTGTCAGCTCCCCCTCCTGAGAGTCCTGATCGTCAGCAACAACAAGCTGTCAGCCCTGCCCACCTCCATACATACCCTCACGCACCTCCGACAGCTG GATGTGAGTTGTAATGGCCTGCAGTGTTTGCCTGTGGAGCTGGGTCAGCTGGAGTGTCTGAGAGACCTCAACTTGAGGCGGAACCAGCTCACCACGCTgccagagg agTTGTCCGAGTTACCCCTGGTCCGGTTAGACGTCTCCTGTAACCACATCTCCCACGTGCCCGTGTGTTACCGCCACCTGCGTCAACTCCAGACCATAGTCTTGGACAACAACCCCCTGCAGCAACCGCCTGCCCAGATCTGCTCTAAGGGGAAGTACCACATCTTCAAGTTCCTCAACATTGTGGCCTGCAAGAGGAGCCAGGAGGAGCTGGAGAGAGCCCTGAGACCTACAGGGTTTAATAGCTG TCTGTCGGACCATGAGCTGTTCTCAGGTCAGTTTGGAGGTTTGGACTCTGGCTTCAACAGTGTGGACAGCGGCAGCAAGAGATGGTCTGGGAACGAG TCTGCAGATGACTTCTCAGAGCGGTCCCTGCGTATGGCTGAGCTCACCAGAGACCAGAGGAAcctggaggaagaggtggaggacgACTCTTCCCTCACAGAGACCCCAGACACGG TGAATGGGGAGGCCAAGCGGGTGGATGTCATAGCGTCACCGAGGAGCGTCACCGAGGAGAAAGAAGACTGCAGGACGAAtcgtccctctccccctctcacagcGCCCCCGCAG GAGAACACAGCGGAATCCTCACCACCACCCCAAACACAAGACTCTTCTAGAagcag TGTGGAGGTAGGAGGGGGGCCGTCACACCCGTCCCCCTCCAGTCCcaccctggaggagaggaggagaccagGTACCCTGCTCATctggcaggagagagagcgaaTTCATCAGCAGAGAGACAACACGGCCAGAGACAATGG TTTACTGAAGATTACAACGGCCAAAACAGGAAGTAATGTGGCGACGCTGTCACAGACAGGAAGTAGCTCGAG TGGTAGCTCACCAGAGAACAACCACTCCCAGAACGGGCTCAGACAACGATGTGCG AGTGCAGATCAGATGTCACTGTCTCAAACAGCACCTGTTCAGCGCTCTGTTAGCCGATCAG aCGTTCCGTCGTCTCCCAAGGCGTCGTCCCCTCCAGGCCTGAGTCAGaaacccaacagtttcctgttccGCACCTCGTCCCGCTGCAGCGTCAAGAGTCAGTTCTCCATCTCAGGCTCCACACAGAGTCTGGTGGAGGCAGGCCGCTCTGAGTCTCGCTCCGTGTTGAGGCCAGATGTAGTACAGCTACGTAAG ACTCTGGAGTCGAGGTTAAAGACCGTCCTGCCAGAGGATCTAGGTGAGGCGCTGTCCAATGGAACGGTCCTCTGCCAGCTGGCCAATCACGTGCGGCCTCGCGCTGTGTCCATCATCCACATTCCCTCCCCAGCAGTG cCAAAGCTGAGCTCGGCCAAGTGTCGTCTCAACGTGGAGAACTTCATCTCAGCCTGTCGTaggctgggggtccctgag acggaggtgtgtgtgttgtctgatgTGTATCTCTGTAAGCTGCCTGCTGTGCTGCGCTGTGTGGAGGCCCTGGTGAAATGTGAGGTAGAGGGGGACAGCCCCTACAGCCCCTACTCCTCACTGCTCTCAGAGGGCTTCTTGGTCTTCTACAGCCTGGTCATGATCCTGCTGTACACAATGTACTACCACCTGGTCTCATAG
- the lrch4 gene encoding leucine-rich repeat and calponin homology domain-containing protein 4 isoform X2 translates to MAAGEGAQLPATIAASRCVEKSLEEATGSGALNLSNRKLKEFPRTARNYDLSDITTADLSKNRLCELPEELCQFISLETLSLYHNCVRSLTPDLCHLQALTYLNLSRNLLSSLPPSMCQLPLLRVLIVSNNKLSALPTSIHTLTHLRQLDVSCNGLQCLPVELGQLECLRDLNLRRNQLTTLPEELSELPLVRLDVSCNHISHVPVCYRHLRQLQTIVLDNNPLQQPPAQICSKGKYHIFKFLNIVACKRSQEELERALRPTGFNSCLSDHELFSGQFGGLDSGFNSVDSGSKRWSGNESADDFSERSLRMAELTRDQRNLEEEVEDDSSLTETPDTVNGEAKRVDVIASPRSVTEEKEDCRTNRPSPPLTAPPQENTAESSPPPQTQDSSRSSVEVGGGPSHPSPSSPTLEERRRPGTLLIWQERERIHQQRDNTARDNGLLKITTAKTGSNVATLSQTGSSSSGSSPENNHSQNGLRQRCASADQMSLSQTAPVQRSVSRSDVPSSPKASSPPGLSQKPNSFLFRTSSRCSVKSQFSISGSTQSLVEAGRSESRSVLRPDVVQLRKTLESRLKTVLPEDLGEALSNGTVLCQLANHVRPRAVSIIHIPSPAVPKLSSAKCRLNVENFISACRRLGVPEDTLCPCQLILDGEGLSRVAQTAQALLDLPVSGPRRAAAPTGLPQQLPAQKLTSTQ, encoded by the exons ACCTTTCTAAGAACCGTCTGTGCGAGCTGCCAGAGGAGCTGTGCCAGTTCATCTCCTTGGAGACGCTCAGCTTGTACCACAACTGTGTTCGCTCCCTCACCCCCGACCTCTGTCACCTACAGGCTCTCACCTACCTCAACCTCAG CCGTAACCTCCTCTCCAGCCTGCCCCCCTCGATGTGTCAGCTCCCCCTCCTGAGAGTCCTGATCGTCAGCAACAACAAGCTGTCAGCCCTGCCCACCTCCATACATACCCTCACGCACCTCCGACAGCTG GATGTGAGTTGTAATGGCCTGCAGTGTTTGCCTGTGGAGCTGGGTCAGCTGGAGTGTCTGAGAGACCTCAACTTGAGGCGGAACCAGCTCACCACGCTgccagagg agTTGTCCGAGTTACCCCTGGTCCGGTTAGACGTCTCCTGTAACCACATCTCCCACGTGCCCGTGTGTTACCGCCACCTGCGTCAACTCCAGACCATAGTCTTGGACAACAACCCCCTGCAGCAACCGCCTGCCCAGATCTGCTCTAAGGGGAAGTACCACATCTTCAAGTTCCTCAACATTGTGGCCTGCAAGAGGAGCCAGGAGGAGCTGGAGAGAGCCCTGAGACCTACAGGGTTTAATAGCTG TCTGTCGGACCATGAGCTGTTCTCAGGTCAGTTTGGAGGTTTGGACTCTGGCTTCAACAGTGTGGACAGCGGCAGCAAGAGATGGTCTGGGAACGAG TCTGCAGATGACTTCTCAGAGCGGTCCCTGCGTATGGCTGAGCTCACCAGAGACCAGAGGAAcctggaggaagaggtggaggacgACTCTTCCCTCACAGAGACCCCAGACACGG TGAATGGGGAGGCCAAGCGGGTGGATGTCATAGCGTCACCGAGGAGCGTCACCGAGGAGAAAGAAGACTGCAGGACGAAtcgtccctctccccctctcacagcGCCCCCGCAG GAGAACACAGCGGAATCCTCACCACCACCCCAAACACAAGACTCTTCTAGAagcag TGTGGAGGTAGGAGGGGGGCCGTCACACCCGTCCCCCTCCAGTCCcaccctggaggagaggaggagaccagGTACCCTGCTCATctggcaggagagagagcgaaTTCATCAGCAGAGAGACAACACGGCCAGAGACAATGG TTTACTGAAGATTACAACGGCCAAAACAGGAAGTAATGTGGCGACGCTGTCACAGACAGGAAGTAGCTCGAG TGGTAGCTCACCAGAGAACAACCACTCCCAGAACGGGCTCAGACAACGATGTGCG AGTGCAGATCAGATGTCACTGTCTCAAACAGCACCTGTTCAGCGCTCTGTTAGCCGATCAG aCGTTCCGTCGTCTCCCAAGGCGTCGTCCCCTCCAGGCCTGAGTCAGaaacccaacagtttcctgttccGCACCTCGTCCCGCTGCAGCGTCAAGAGTCAGTTCTCCATCTCAGGCTCCACACAGAGTCTGGTGGAGGCAGGCCGCTCTGAGTCTCGCTCCGTGTTGAGGCCAGATGTAGTACAGCTACGTAAG ACTCTGGAGTCGAGGTTAAAGACCGTCCTGCCAGAGGATCTAGGTGAGGCGCTGTCCAATGGAACGGTCCTCTGCCAGCTGGCCAATCACGTGCGGCCTCGCGCTGTGTCCATCATCCACATTCCCTCCCCAGCAGTG cCAAAGCTGAGCTCGGCCAAGTGTCGTCTCAACGTGGAGAACTTCATCTCAGCCTGTCGTaggctgggggtccctgag GACACCCTGTGTCCCTGCCAGCTGATCCTGGACGGTGAGGGTCTGTCGCGGGTCGCCCAGACCGCCCAAGCCCTGCTGGACCTCCCTGTGTCAGGACCCCGCCGCGCCGCTGCCCCAACCGGGCTGCCCCAACAACTGCCTGCTCAGAAGCTTACCAGCACCCAGTAG